GGTCGCCGCCGCCGCGCCGCGCGCCGGGACCCTCGCGGGCCACACCTTCGTGAGCCGCCCCGACCTGAACCCGCCGCAGGTGGAGATCAGCACCCCCGCCGCCGGCGTCGAACCCGGCTACGTGCTGCTCACCCCGGCCGGGGCCAACAAGCTCAACGCGGCGGCCCCCGCCCCGCGAGCCGACTTCCAGCCCGGCGCGCTGATCATGGACGACCTCGGTCAGCCGGTGTGGTTCTCCCGGCCCGCCGAGGGCGTCATCGCCGACATGAAGGTCCAGCAGTACCAGGAGAAACCGGTGCTGACCTTCTGGGAGGGCGCGATCCACATCCCACCCGGCTTCGGAGAGGGCCGGTTCGTGGTGCTCGACGAGAACTACGAGCGCATCGCCGAGGTCAGCCCGGCCAACGGCCTGCAGGGCGACATGCACGAGTTCGTGATCACCCCGCGCGGCACCGCGCTGGTGATCGTCTACTCCGAGGTGCGCGCCGACACCACCCCCGTCGGCGGGGCGCCGGACTCGAAGGTCCTCGAAGGCGTCATCCAGGAGATCGACATCGCCACCGGCGACCTCGTGTTCGAGTGGCGCAGCCTGGAGCACGTGACGCTGGACGAATCCTTCTACCCCGTGCCGAAGGACCCGGAGGAGTGGTTCGACTACATCCACCTCAACGCGGTCTGCGAGGACGGTGACGCGCTGCTCGTCTCGGCCCGCTGCACGCACGCCGTGTACCGGATCGACCGCGCCACCGGCGAGGTCAACTGGCGGCTCAACGGCAAGAAGAGCGACTTCGTGATGGGGACCGACGCGCCCTTCGCCTGGCAGCACGACTGCCGGCGGCAGGCCGACGGCGTCAT
This window of the Saccharopolyspora gloriosae genome carries:
- a CDS encoding arylsulfotransferase family protein, whose protein sequence is MTTTPDPAVGRRSVLRMMAAAAAVPALVSTGTAAVAAAAPRAGTLAGHTFVSRPDLNPPQVEISTPAAGVEPGYVLLTPAGANKLNAAAPAPRADFQPGALIMDDLGQPVWFSRPAEGVIADMKVQQYQEKPVLTFWEGAIHIPPGFGEGRFVVLDENYERIAEVSPANGLQGDMHEFVITPRGTALVIVYSEVRADTTPVGGAPDSKVLEGVIQEIDIATGDLVFEWRSLEHVTLDESFYPVPKDPEEWFDYIHLNAVCEDGDALLVSARCTHAVYRIDRATGEVNWRLNGKKSDFVMGTDAPFAWQHDCRRQADGVISLFDNAAAAPGRGKSRALTLAVDETARTAEVVRSNESPEGLLAPNQGNTQVLANGHLFVGWGGEPYFTEFDENGTALFHGKFVDSITSYRSFRSAWVGRPLDAPAVAGQAGDGVTSVYASWNGATEVAGWRVLTGPDEANLTPVQDAERAGFETKVDVPGGAAFVGVQALDRDGAVLGTSPAVAVS